The following coding sequences are from one Rutidosis leptorrhynchoides isolate AG116_Rl617_1_P2 chromosome 11, CSIRO_AGI_Rlap_v1, whole genome shotgun sequence window:
- the LOC139876843 gene encoding LOW QUALITY PROTEIN: probable protein phosphatase 2C 43 (The sequence of the model RefSeq protein was modified relative to this genomic sequence to represent the inferred CDS: deleted 2 bases in 1 codon), producing the protein MIVANMFAETVEILCEQTIDLASLSESVESCSTKFSPSIRSGSHTDVGCRKSNQDEHICIDDVSNTLGGSLYQWPLPTSFYAVFDGHGGSEASSYMKENAMKLFFLDSHLPQQTSDIDDLFLQQLEDSYCKAFLLADKALADECSISDYCGTTALTALILGKHLIIANAGDCRAVLCRNGIAVQMSQDHTPVYLEEKIRVESLGGYIKYGYLNGELAVTRALGDWYMQSSSPLIATPDVIQKVLTEDDEFLIIACDGIWDVMSNQEAVGFVRQELRLYDDPNRCARQLVNKAFLRYSTDNLTAIVVCFSRRRPRPTFRCSLLTEDARDILRNLLEGN; encoded by the exons ATGATAGTAGCGAATATGTTTGCAGAAACAGTAGAGATATTATGCGAACAAACCATCGATCTCGCTTCCCTTTCTGAATCG GTGGAGTCTTGTTCAACAAAGTTCAGTCCAAGCATTCGTTCGGGTAGTCACACAGACGTTGGATGTCGAAAATCAAACCAGGATGAACACATTTGCATCGATGATGTGTCAAACACATTGGGT GGTTCACTTTATCAATGGCCTCTCCCAACTTCTTTTTACGCTGTTTTTGACGGTCATGGAGGTTCTGAAGCCTCATCTTATATGAAGGAAAACGCTATGAAATTATTTTTCTTAGATTCTCATCTACCACAACAAACTTCAGACATTGATGACTTATTCTTACAACAATTGGAAGATTCTTATTGCAAAGCATTTTTACTTGCAGACAAGGCTTTAGCCGATGAATGTAGCATCAGTGATTATTGCGGGACAACAGCTTTAACTGCCCTGATCCTCGGAAAACATTTAATAATAGCAAATGCTGGTGACTGTCGAGCCGTTCTTTGCAGGAACGGTATTGCAGTACAGATGTCACAAGATCATACGCCTGTATACTTGGAAGAAAAGATACGGGTTGAGTCATTAGGTGGTTATATCAAGTATGGTTATTTGAACGGAGAACTTGCTGTTACACGAGCGCTTGGAGACTGGTACATGCAATCATCATCGCCTTTGATTGCAACACCCGATGTTATTCAAAAGGTTTTGAcggaagatgatgagtttttgaTTATCGCGTGTGACGGGATTTGGGATGTGATGTCAAATCAAGAAGCGGTTGGGTTTGTTAGACAGGAGTTAAGACTATATGATGACCCTAATCGGTGTGCGAGGCAGCTTGTAAATAAGGCCTTTCTTCGTTACTCAACTGATAATCTTACTGCTATTGTTGTATGCTTCTCGCGTCGGAGGCCGAGGCCGACGTTCAGATGTAGTCTCTTAACTGAAGATGCCCGAGATATACTGCGTAATCTGTTGGAAGGCAACTAA
- the LOC139877875 gene encoding uncharacterized protein — translation MANDENDGWEYLLDIDDSDLTQSVLVSKPTQTILVPTESPPFPRPLESPQLNRQKQKQPISPQRHVLRGSGSNKKNKLSYRIPGPAGVFQDAYELRNNENNVVDDMSTQDFVREIINRPEAGDSFTLDPWLRAMEFAYPYGSRSDISSILRQRRFLPADQVVGVVKTCEKNVLGDLSVTLKDTTGTIRGTVSSKIIDGVHGKYEGVKGIREGAVLVLQNCSIFCASVKVKILNITRKTLIKVFFKDGGST, via the exons ATGGCCAATGATGAGAACGATGGATGGGAATACCTACTTGATATTGATGATTCCGATCTCACTCAATCTGTATTAGTTTCAAAACCCACTCAAACCATATTGGTGCCCACTGAGTCGCCACCATTCCCCCGACCTTTAGAGTCCCCCCAACTTAACCGTCAAAAACAAAAGCAACCTATTTCACCGCAACGACATGTTCTTCGCGGTTCCGGGTCTAACAAAAAGAACAAATTATCCTACCGAATCCCTGGACCCGCTGGTGTTTTCCAAGATGCGTATGAACTTCGAAATAACGAGAATAACGTTGTGGATGACATGTCTACGCAAGATTTTGTAAGGGAAATAATCAACAGACCTGAAGCGGGTGATTCGTTTACACTGGATCCGTGGCTACGCGCGATGGAGTTTGCATATCCGTACGGAA GTAGATCTGATATATCAAGCATTTTGAGACAACGTAGATTCTTACCAGCTGATCAAGTTGTTGGTGTTGTTAAGACTTGTGAGAAAAATGTTCTCGGTGATCTGTCTGTAACGCTCAAA GACACTACGGGTACTATTCGAGGAACAGTATCTAGCAAGATCATCGATGGTGTACATGGGAAGTATGAAGGTGTAAAAGGTATACGTGAGGGGGCTGTTCTGGTGCTACAAAACTGCTCTATCTTTTGCGCTAGTGTGAAGGTTAAAATCCTTAACATTACACGCAAGACGTTAATTAAGGTGTTCTTTAAAGACGGTGGATCTACGTAG